The following are from one region of the Haloactinomyces albus genome:
- a CDS encoding MGMT family protein: protein MDEQTLEQVRSVVASIPPGRVLGYGDVAELAGLRSARLVGRILAEDGADLPWYRVLRSNGTVAEHLRHRQLEHLRAEGVLADNGRVDMRRYRWGTD, encoded by the coding sequence ATGGACGAGCAGACGCTGGAGCAGGTTCGGTCGGTCGTCGCATCGATCCCGCCGGGGCGGGTGCTGGGCTACGGCGACGTCGCCGAACTCGCCGGGCTGCGCTCGGCCCGCCTGGTCGGCCGCATCCTCGCCGAGGACGGTGCCGACCTGCCCTGGTATCGAGTTCTGCGCTCCAACGGCACCGTCGCCGAGCATCTCCGGCACCGGCAGCTCGAACACTTGCGGGCCGAGGGGGTACTCGCCGACAACGGTCGCGTGGACATGCGCCGTTACCGCTGGGGCACGGATTGA
- a CDS encoding uroporphyrinogen-III synthase, whose protein sequence is MNEATTEQPLAGYTVGVTAERKADELGALLTRRGAHVMQGAAMHTVPLPEDGELAAATTEVLAAPVDFVVVTTGVGFRGWLEAAEENGVGTRLLEQLRPARLLARGAKARGAIRGAGLTVAWNAPSEESTEVLHQLLEHDLHGTRVVVQVHGNPMVEFRAKLSEAGAEVVPVAVYRWTDPLDLDALDRLIGAVIAGEIDALPFTSAPAAANLLDRADRIGQGTSLREAMRSRVLLACVGPVTAAPIAQEGLPYSVPERARTASLVRLLAEELPAREV, encoded by the coding sequence GTGAACGAGGCGACAACGGAGCAGCCGCTGGCGGGCTACACCGTCGGAGTCACGGCCGAGCGCAAAGCCGATGAACTCGGGGCTCTGCTGACCAGGCGGGGCGCGCACGTGATGCAGGGTGCGGCGATGCACACCGTGCCGCTGCCCGAGGATGGTGAACTCGCTGCAGCCACGACCGAGGTGCTGGCGGCCCCGGTTGATTTCGTCGTCGTCACCACCGGTGTCGGCTTCCGGGGGTGGCTGGAGGCTGCCGAGGAGAACGGTGTCGGAACGCGGCTGCTGGAGCAACTGCGCCCGGCACGGCTGCTGGCGCGTGGTGCCAAGGCGCGCGGCGCGATCCGGGGTGCCGGGCTCACCGTCGCGTGGAACGCTCCCTCGGAGGAATCCACCGAAGTCCTGCACCAGCTGCTGGAACACGATCTCCACGGCACCCGCGTGGTCGTGCAGGTGCACGGAAATCCGATGGTCGAGTTCCGGGCGAAGTTGAGCGAGGCGGGCGCCGAGGTCGTGCCGGTGGCGGTCTACCGGTGGACGGATCCGCTGGACCTCGATGCGCTGGACCGGCTGATCGGTGCGGTCATCGCCGGTGAGATCGATGCGCTGCCGTTCACCAGCGCCCCCGCGGCCGCGAACCTCCTGGATCGGGCGGACCGCATCGGGCAGGGCACGTCCTTGCGGGAGGCGATGCGCTCGCGCGTGCTGCTCGCGTGTGTCGGCCCGGTCACCGCCGCTCCGATCGCGCAGGAGGGTCTGCCGTACTCCGTGCCCGAGCGCGCGCGGACGGCCTCGCTGGTGCGGCTGCTCGCCGAGGAATTGCCCGCTCGCGAGGTGTGA
- a CDS encoding TIGR02569 family protein, which produces MSATPEPPPPHVRAAFGARLEEPELLEGGLAWRCGADGEVVLKPVSSTAEAAWVAQALDSLAPEEVRLAKPLRSTDGRWVVSGWAATRHIDGRPEPRHDEVVAMSLRLHAKSRVLAYPRFLDARQDIYALADRMAWGEVEFPLQADKGGRLYDVLAGSRREIRLRPQVVHGDLFGNVLFAGNAPPGIIDFAPYWRPAEWAAAVAVIDALAWGGSDAAIVERWSHLSEWPQALLRALLFRLAVHALHPRATTASLGGLEYASQMVLEVL; this is translated from the coding sequence GTGAGTGCAACGCCGGAGCCGCCACCGCCGCATGTGCGCGCGGCGTTCGGAGCGCGCCTCGAAGAACCGGAACTGCTCGAGGGTGGCCTCGCTTGGCGCTGCGGTGCGGATGGCGAGGTCGTTCTCAAACCGGTTTCCAGCACCGCTGAAGCAGCGTGGGTGGCGCAGGCCCTCGATTCCCTCGCGCCGGAGGAGGTTCGGCTGGCCAAACCGCTGCGGTCGACCGATGGACGCTGGGTGGTCTCCGGCTGGGCGGCGACCCGGCACATCGATGGCCGACCGGAACCCCGCCATGACGAGGTCGTGGCGATGTCGCTTCGGTTGCACGCCAAGAGCCGAGTCCTGGCATATCCGCGGTTCCTGGACGCTCGCCAGGATATTTACGCCTTGGCCGATCGAATGGCCTGGGGCGAGGTGGAGTTTCCGCTGCAGGCCGACAAGGGCGGCAGGCTCTACGACGTTCTCGCCGGTTCGCGCCGCGAGATCCGATTGCGGCCACAGGTGGTACACGGGGACCTGTTCGGCAACGTGCTGTTCGCGGGGAACGCACCTCCCGGAATCATCGACTTCGCACCGTACTGGCGCCCTGCGGAGTGGGCGGCTGCGGTCGCCGTGATCGACGCGCTCGCCTGGGGCGGATCGGATGCGGCGATCGTGGAACGCTGGTCGCATCTGTCCGAGTGGCCGCAGGCGCTGCTGCGGGCGCTGCTGTTCCGGCTCGCCGTGCATGCGTTGCATCCGCGTGCCACGACGGCCTCGCTCGGGGGGTTGGAGTACGCCTCCCAAATGGTCCTCGAAGTCCTGTGA